The Stigmatella aurantiaca DW4/3-1 genome contains the following window.
TGGCCTGGTTGGCCTTCCAGTCCGCCTCGGAGAAGAACTCGAGGAACTGGCGCTGCATCTCGCGCTCGTTGGAGCCGAACAGGAGGTAGCGCTTGTCGGTGGTGGGCAGGAAGTAGTGCGGATCCCTGCGCCGCAGGGGCAACTCCAGCTCCAACTCGCGCAGAATCTCCGGGGGCATGAGCCCCAGCAGGTACGCTCCCGTGGAGACGCCCAGCTTGGGCGCCGAGCGGAACGGGTACTCCGTCTTGCACGCGCCCCCCACGGTGTCCTTGTCTTCGAGGACGGTGACCTTCAGGCCGCGCCGTGCGAGCAGCGCCGCGGTGACCAGTCCATTGTGGCCTGCGCCTACGATGATGACGTCCGGCATGGTTCCCTCCAGGAGACTTCGCTCTTACCCGAGCCCGGGGTGAGGGGACAAACATCCCATGGCTTGCGTGTGGATGCCGGGGCGGTGAGAGTCGTGCCGCCACCCCCGCGATGACGACCTCCACGCCCCCTCCGATGACCGAGTCCCCCGTGCCGCTTCCTTCCGAGGCGGTGACGCCCCTGGCCGCTCCGGTGGGGCGGGGGTGGCTTTGGGTCCTGGGCGCGGTGGCGCTGGCGCCGGCGGTGCTGGCGGTGGCCCAGTTGGGCCGCATCCACCCGGACGAGGTGTACCAGACGCTCGAGCCGGCCTGGTTCCGAGCCCATGGGTATGGGGTGTTGGCCTGGGAGTGGCGTGACGGGCTGCGCAACTGGGCGGTGCCGCTGCTGGCCTCGTGGTTACTGCGGCTGGCGGACCTCCTGGGCATCACCCACCCTCAAGCCTACCGGGCCGTGCTGGCGCTTCCGCAGGTGGCGCTGCACGGCTGGATGTTGATGGCCACGTACCGCTTTGCCCAGCGCAGGGGAGGACAGCGCACGGCATTGCTCGCCACGCTGCTCGTGGGCCTTTACGGTCCGGTGCTCGTCTTCGCGGGCCGGACGATGAGCGAGTCCTTGTCGGCGGCCTTCCTCGTGGTGGGCCTGGAAGCACTCGACCGGAAGGAGCGCCTGGACTCGGCCGGGTGGCTTGGCGGCCTGGCCCTGGGGTTGGCGGTGGTCACGCGCTACGGCTCGGCCGTGTTTGTCGCCGCGGCGCTCGTGGGCCTGGTGCTGGCCTCCCGGTGGCGGACGCTGGCCTTCACCTGTGCAGGGGGGGCCCTCGTGGCGCTCGCGCTGGGAGCGCTCGATGCGCTGACGTGGGGGACGCCCTTCCACTCGTTCCTGGCCTACGTGCGCTTCAACGTCCTGTCGGGCGGCGCGGCCCGGCAGTTCGGTGCGAACCCCCCCGGCTTCTACATTCCGGTGCTCCTCGGGGCGCTTCCCCTCTGGGCCTGGGGCTCGCTGGGGCTGGCCCTGCGACAGCGCCGCAGGCTTCCCTCCCTCCCGGTGTTCTGCGCGGCGGTGTACGGGGTGGCGGTGAGCGCGACGGCGCACAAGGAGGAGCGCTTCCTGTACCCCGCGCTGGTGCTGTTGGGGGTGGCCGCGGCCCCCTCCCTGGCGGCCTGGCTCCTGGAGGAGCGTTGGCCCACCTGGCTTCGCCGGGGCGGCGTGGCCTTGGCGCTGGCGGCCACGCTGCTGCCTGCCGCCTTCTATCCGCCAGCGGATCTCCGGGGAGATCAATTCCGGGCCATTGTCGCCGCGACCCGGGATGAGGGCGCCACGGGCCTGCTCATCGTCAACGAGGGGCTCTGGGGCTCGGGAGGCTACTTCTACATCGGCAAGAACATCCCCTGGCTCAACTGTGACTGGCCTTACGAGAGGAACTTCCGGGCCGCCATGAAGCACCGCGCCATCAACCGGGCGGTGACCTTCCAGGGCCGAGCCCTCCAGGAACTGCAAGCGGCCGGCTTCCGGGTGGTGGGGCAGGTGGGGCGGGAGACGATCCTCGCCCGCGACTGAGCCCGGGCAGGAGGGCAGGGGCCCGCAAAGAGAAAGAGCCGACGCCTCGAGAGGCATCGGCTCTTCCATAAGAACGGCCGGGACACACGCGAAGGTGCGCTACCGTTGCTTCCTTCCGGACCTGGCGGGGTTCACGTCCCCACGTTGTCCCGACCACAACAACAACATACAACGGAGGGGGTGGGATTCGAACCCACGATACCCGTTAAGATATACACGCGTTCCAGGCGTGCGCCTTCAACCGCTCGGCCACCCCTCCAAGACACAGAGAGCGGAGAGCGTAGGATTCGAACCTACGGTACCGTTGCCGGTACGCCTGATTTCGAGTCAGGTGCCTTCGACCACTCGGCCAGCTCTCCAAATATTCACTTGTCGCGCTTCTTCTCTCGCAGACGCTCGAAGAAGCCCTTGAGAAGCTGGCGGCTTTCGTCCGCCAGAATGCCACTTGTCACCTGGAGCCGGTGGTTGTGCCGGGGCTCTTCAACCAGATTGTAGAGCGAACCGGCCGCGCCCGCCTTCGGATCCAGGGTTCCGAATACCAGCCGGGTGACCCGGCCTTGGACCATGGCACCCGCGCACATCGCGCAAGGCTCCAAGGTCACGTACAGGGTGACACCGGTGAGCCGCCAGACCCCCAGGGACCGGGCTGCCGCATCGAGCGCGAGCAGCTCCGCGTGTGCGAAGGGGTGGCGGTCGATTTCCCGGCGGTTGAAGCCCGTGCCGATGACCTGGCCCTGGTGAACCGCAACGGCGCCCACGGGCACTTCTCCGAGGGCTTCGGCTTCCCGCGCGAGCGCAAGCGCCTGCTGCATGAAAGCCTCGTCACTCATAGAGACGCGCCGCGAGAAAGAGAGCGCTCCCTGGAGGATTCGAACCTCCGGCCTTCGGATTCGTAGTCCGACGCTCTATCCAGCTGAGCTAAGGGAGCAAGTCTTTCGACGCCGCTACAACGATAAGTGGCGGAGAGAGAGGGATTCGAACCCTCGATACCCTTTCGAGTATGCAGGTTTAGCAAACCTGTGCCTTCAGCCTCTCGGCCATCTCTCCAACTTTTCTCTGTCAAAGAACCGCACAAGGCAAGCACTAAATATCGGAGGAGGTAGGATTCGAACCTACGGAGAGCTTTCACCCTCTGCGGTTTTCAAGACCGCTGCCTTCAGCCGCTCGGCCACTCCTCCACTTCAAGGACCGCACGGCCCGCCAAATGCGCGGGGCCGCCCTTCTACCTCATTCTTCGCCCATTGCAATGGGGATGTGGCTCACAGCGGACGGATCTCCTTGAGTCCCCCCATATAGGGGACCAGGGCGTCCGGAATGGCCACGCTGCCGTCCTCGCGCTGGTAGTTTTCGAGGATGGCGATGCTCGTCCGCCCCACGGCCAGGCCACTGCCGTTGAGGGTGTGCAGCAACTGGGGCTTGTCCCCCTTCTGGGCGCGGTAGCGAATCTTGGCCCGGCGCGCCTGGAAGTCGCCGCAGTCCGAGCACGAAGAGATCTCCCGGTAGGCCCCCTGGCCCGGCAGCCACACCTCGATGTCGAACGTCTTCCGGGCCGCGAAGCCCATGTCCCCGGTGCATAGCAGCATCACCCGGTGGTGCAGCCCCAGGCGCCGCAGGATGTCGCACGCGTCATCCGTCATGCCCTCCAGCTCGCTCAGGCTGGTCTCCGGCGTGGCGAACTTCACCAGCTCCACCTTGTGGAACTGGTGCTGGCGAATCAGGCCGCGCGTGTCCCGGCCGGCCGCGCCCGCCTCGGCCCGGAAGCACGGGCTGAAGGCGCAGTACTTCAGGGGCAGCTGGCCGCCCTCCAGGATTTCATCCGAGTGGTAGTTGGTGACGGGCACCTCGGCGGTGGGGATGAGGAAGCGCTCGGGGTCGCCCGACGTCTTGAAGGCGTCGTCCTCGAACTTCGGCAGCTGGCCGGTGCCCATCATCGTCTCGCGCAGCACCAGGTAGGGCGGCAGCAGCTCCGTGTAGCCCTTCTGGGTGTGCACATCGATCATGAAGGTGACGAGCGCCCGCTCCAGCCGGGCCAGGGCCGCCTTGTAGAAGGTGAACCGGCTGCCGGACACCTTGGCGGCGCGCTCGAAGTCCAGCATCCCCAGCTTTTCGCCAATCTCGAAGTGCTGCCGGGGCGTGAAGAGGAAATCGGGCTTCTCCCCCCAGGTCCGGGTCACGACGTTGTCCTGCTCGCTCGCGCCGGTGGGGACCGACTCGTGGGGGATGTTGGGGATGAGCAGCAGGATGCGGCTGATCTCCTCCTCCACCTCCTTGAGGCGTGCCTCCTTCTCCTTGATCTCCTGGGAGACGGCGCGCAGGTCCCCGCGCAGCGCGTCCAGCGCCTTCGGGTCCTCCTTCGCCTTGCGCTTCATCTCGTCGTTGGCGGCGTTGCGGCGTGCCGACAACCCCTCCACGGAGACGTAGAGCTCCCGCCGCTCGGTGAAGAGCTTCTGGAAGGGACCGAGGTCCAGGTTGCCGCTCCGGGCCTTCAGCCGGGCAACAACCGCATCGAAGTTCTGCGCGACGTATCGGAGATCCAGCATGGAGGGCGACTTGTAGTCACCCTCCACCCTGCGGGCAAGCCAGACCTGACCCGCGGCGTCCGCTTCCGGGCGCCCCGGGGGGCCTCCAGGGCTACTCCATGGAGGCGATCTCGTCCTCGATGTCCCGCTTGTCCTCGGCGTTCGGCTTGAGGCTCAGGTATTGCTGGAAGGCGGCGGTGGCCTCCTTGCGGCGGCCCTTCGCCTTGTAAGCGAAGCCCAGGTAGTACTGGGCCATGGCGTTGTTCGGCTCGGCCGTGACGGCCTTCTTGTACCAGTCGATGGCGCGGCCGGGCTGCTCCCGCTCCGACCAGGCACGGCCAATCTTGTAATAGATGTAGGTGAGTTCCGGCGCTTCCTTGAGCGCCTTCTCGTAGCGGCGGATGGCCTCATCCCAGCGGCCCTCGGAGAAGAACACGTCGCCGATGGCACCCAGCACCCGCTTGCGCTTCGGGTCCGCGGCGAGCGCGGATTCGAAGGCGGGGATGGCCTCGTCCATCTTGTTGGTCTCCAGGTAGGCCTTGCCCAACTGCTCGTAGGTGTCCGCGTGGTTCGGGTCCCGCTTGATGGTCTCCTTCCACTCCGCGATGGCCTCGGGCAGCCGCTCGGCGTCCCGGTAGATGACGCCCAGGGCATAGTGGTAGTCGGCCCGGTGCGGCGCCTTCTCCACGGCGCTCTTCATCTGGTCGATGGCGCCGGTGTACTCGGCGCGCTTGGCCTTCACCATGGCGACGTAATAGAGCGCCTCGTGGTTGGAGGGCTCGCGGTTGAGCGCCAGCATGAGGTTCTTCTCCGCCCCCGCCAGCTCGCCCTTCTCGTAGAGCACCGCGCCCAGGGTGATGGGGATGTTGACCGAGCGCGGGTCCTCTTCCTTGGCCTTCTCCAGCTCGACGATCGCCTCGTCCAGCTGGCCGAGCCGCCACAGCACCGTGCCGCGCTGCAGCCGCCCATCCTTGAGCAGGAACGGGTCCAGCTCCAGGGCTCGGGTGGACTTGGCCCGGGCCGTCTCCAAGTCGCCCGTCAGCAGCGCCACGCGCGACAGGCCCAGCTGCGCATCGGCGAGGCTGGGGTTGAGCTCGGCCGCGCGCAGGAACTCCTCTTCGGCCAGCCGCACGTTGTTCTCCGCCAGGGCCAGCTCGCCCATGCCCGCGCGAACGCCGGCATCGTTGGGGGCCTTCTTCGCGGCCTCCTCGAGCTGGACCCGGGCATCGCCCGTGCGGCGCAGGCGCAGGTAGAAGCGGCCCAGGTAGAGGTTCGCCTCGAAGAGCTTCGGGTCCTCCTTGATGGCGCGCAGGTAGTGCCCCTCGGCGGACACGAGCTGGTCGCGCGAGTCGTCGATGCGGCCAAAGAGCAGGGCGATGCGCGCATCATTGGTGAAGCGGGCGTTGGCCGCCTCCACCGCCTTGAGCGCATCGCTCATCTTCCCGAGCATCACCAGCGAGGTGATGTAGCCCTCCGCGTACTCGATGACGCCCGCCTCCTCCTTGGAGGCCTCCTCGTACAGGGGAAGGGCGCCCGCGAAGTCGCGGTTGGCCCGCAGCACCATGGCCAGCTGGGCCTTGATGAAGATGGAGTCCGGGTCCTTCTTCAAGGAGTCCTTCAGCTCCGTCTCGGCCTCCTTGAACCGGAACAGCCCAGCGAGCGCCACGCCCTTGAGGCTGCGGGCGCGGGCAATCTCCGCGGGCCCCAGCCCCGCGAGCGCCTTCTCGTCGAGGGCCTGCTCCACGGCCTGGAGCCCCTTGGCCGCATCCCCCTTGCGCAAGAGCAGCTCCACCGCGGCCAGCTCCACCGCGGAGATGGCGTGGGTGGGGTCCGCCTGGAGCGCCTGCTCGTAGGCCTTGACGGCTTCGTCCGGACGGTTCGCGTTCCGGTGGAGGTTGCCCAGCATGTGGTACGCCTTGGCGGAGTCCTTGTGCGCCTTGAGGACCTGCTCCAGGGTCGCGATGGCTTCCTTCTCCTGGCGCTTGAGGCCCTGGGCCTCGGCCAGCAGGAAGGACAGCTCCATGTCGTTCGCGTTGGCGTCGCGGCTGCGCGCGTCCTTCAGGAGGGCGAGCACCTCGTCCGGAAGGCGCCGGGCCAGGGCCGAGCCCGCGAAGGCCTTGATGACCTCCAGGTTCTTGTCCCCCAGCAGCTCCAGCTCCTCCTTCGCCGACTGGCAGCGGGCGACATCCCTCGACTCCGAGGCGGCGTAGCGGCGCTGCAGGTAGAAGATGGACTGGCACCAGAGCGCGCGGACCTCCGGGTACTCCTTGGTGGCGAGCACCTTGGCGCTCAGGTCCCGGGCCTGCTGGTAGCTGACGAAGGTGTCCTTGAGCAGTTCCTGGCGCGCCTTCTCCACGTCCGCCGCGGCGGCGGAGCCCGAAGAGACACTGGGCGGGAAGAGCTTGCGGTGGCCGAAGGCCCCGTAGCGCGTGAAGCTGAAGCTGAAGCCAATGGACAGAAGGACGGCCGCCACCCCCCCCGCGATGAGGAAGGGCATGCGCTTGCGCCACTTCTCGTAAGAGCCGCTGCGGTCCACGACGGACACCGCGGCCATGCGGCCCTCGTAGAGCTGGTTCATCCGGTCCAGCGTGACGGCGGGGCTGGAGGCCGGGGCCGCCTCGGGCCGGGAGGGTTCCGACGGAGTGCCCAGGGGCGGCAGGCCGCCCTTCACCGCGGGGCCTTCCATCAGCTTCTGGATGGCCGCGGCGAACGCCGTCACCGTGCCGATGGGGGACCAGTTCTCGGAGTCGGGCGAAACGTCCTCGTTGCCCAGCAGCTGGCCGTCCTCGAGCATCTTGACGATGACGCCTTCCTCGAACGGACCAAAGACCTTGCCCGAGCGGCGCCGGACGTGGAAGCGCTTGACCTTGTTCGCGGCCTTGGCGCCGTTCTCCTTGGAGGCATCGTCGATGAAGCTGAGCATCTCCAGCCCATCGGCGCTGCCGGTGGACGGAGGGGGCGGCAGGGGGGCGGACAGGTCCACCTCGAGGTCGTCTTCGGCCGAGCTCGGCGCCGTCGGGTCGAACTCGAGCGAGTCGGCCGCGTTGGAAGCCGAAGGGGGGCCCGCGGTAGGGAGGTCATCGAAGCTGACGTCTCCGAAGTCGGTGCCCACATCGGGCATCGTGCTCGCGGGCTGCGCGGGCGCGGCCGGGGGCGGCTGCCCGGAGAAGTCGAGGCTGAAGTCCGTGGAAGGTGCCGGGATGGGGGCCGAGAGGTCCAGGGCGAACGGGTCCGGCTCGGACGCGGCCGCCGCGGGAGGGGGCTCGGTGAACTCGAACCCCGTGGCGGGCTGAGGCTCGGACACCTCCATGGCGGGGAAGTCCATTCCCGCGTCCGAAGGCGGGTCCAGGGCGAAGGCATCGCCCGAGGGAGGGGGCGGCAGGGCGAAGGGATCTTCCGGGGGCGGCAGGGCGAAGGGATCCTCCTCGGGCGCCGCGGGCGGCGGCGGCAGGGCGAAGGGATCCTCCTCGGGGAGGACGGTCTGCTGGGCGTAGCCCAGGTCGTCGTCCGCGGAGGGAGGGGGAAGGGCGAACGGATCGTTCGGTTCCGCGACCCCCGGCAAGGGGATCGCCGGATCGAAGGCCATGGGGTCCGCGGGCAGGGGGATCGCGGTGGGCACCGCGTCATAGGCCCCTGGGAGGGGGATGGCCCCCTGCGCCCCCGCGCCCGGGTCGTTGTAGGAGCCGAAGGGATCGTCCTGAACCGCGCCCGGGTCGTAGCTGTACGGGGCGGGGGCCGCGGGAGCGGGCGGCCCGTCGGAGAAGTCGAAGGCATTGCCCGCGTCCGGTACCCCCGCCGCACCATAGGGGGGCGCCGCTGGGGGCGGCGCGGCATCCCGGAAGGCGGCGCTGGGCAGCGAGGACAGGGAGACGACGCGGGTGGACTCTTCCTGCTCGGGAGGGTTGAAGTCCTCGCTGTTGTAGGCCGCGAAGGGATCCGCGGGGGCCGCGCCGGGCAGGGGAATGGCGTTGGACTGGGGGGCCGCGCCGGGCAGGGGGATGGCGGCGGACGGGGCGGCCACGGCGCCCGGCAACGGGATGGCGTTGGACTGGGGGGCTGCGGCGCCCGGCAACGGGATGGCGGCCGGGGTCTGCATCGCGTCCGCGGGCTTGATGGGGAAGGTGGCCTGGCACTTGGCGCACTTCAGTTTGGCGCCGCCGGCGGGGATCCGCTTGTCATCGATGTTGTAGTTCGTCTGGCAAGACGGGCACGAGACTTTCATGGATTTCCTTCAAGAACCTGTTGGCGCGGGCGCCCGCGAGCGGGCCCGGATCAGCCCCGCGACGCGCGCAGGCTATCAGAGGGCTTTCCACGGCGGAAAGAAGGCGAACATGTTGGCGGACGGACGCCCTTGTTCTCCAGGAGGGCGGGCGGGGAGCCGGGTGCCTGGTGCTCATGAGGGCAAACAGGTTTTGCCCACCTTGCCGCGAGAGGTGGTAGACCCTTTCGCCATGGATCCCACCGTCATTCTCGGCGCGGGCCTCGCGGGCCTCTCCGCCGCCCATTTCCTCAAGCGTCCCTGGCGGTTGATCGAGAAGACCGATCGCGTCGGCGGCCTCATCAAGACCGAGGTCATCGAGGGCTGCTATTTCGACCCCACGGGGCACTGGCTGCACCTGAGGGACCCCGAGATCCGGGAGTTGGTGAACACGCGCTGGCTGCCTGGACAGATGGTGAGCATCCAGCGCAAGGCGGCCATCTTCTCGCGGGGGGTCTTCACGCGCTTTCCCTACCAGGTGAACACCCACGGGCTGCCGCCGGAGGTCGTCGCGGAGAACCTGGTGGGCTACGTGGAGGCCATCTACGGCGAGAAGGGGCGCGCGCTGCGGGAGCGGGAGCCGCGCAACTTCGAGGAGTTCATCCTGCGCTACATGGGGGAGGGCTTCGCGAAGAACTTCATGGTCCCCTACAACCAGAAGCTCTGGACGGTGCACCCCCGCGAGCTGTCCGCGGCGTGGGTGGGCCGCTTCGTGCCCCGGCCCAGCCTCAAGGAAGTGGTGGATGGGGCGCTGGGGGTGGGCAGCGATGCGCTGGGCTACAACGCCTCGTTCCTGTACCCCCGCGAGGGCGGCATCGAGAGCCTCGCCCAGGCCATGCTGCGGGGTCTGGAGGGGGGCGAGGTGAGCGTTCGCACCGAGCCCACCGCGATTGACTGGAAGGCCCGCCGGGTCACGCTCTCCGACGGGCGGACCCTCGGCTACTCGGAGCTGCTGTCCACGCTGCCCTTGCCCTACCTGGTACGTCTGCTCGCGCAGGGGGCCTCGGGCGTGCCGGACGAGGTGCTGGCCGCCGCGGGCCGCCTTCGGGCAACCACGGTCACCTATGTCTGCGTGGGCGCCCGGGGAAAGAACCGGCAGCCCTGGCATTGGATCTACCTGCCCGAGACGGAGTTCACGACCTACCGCATCGGGTCTCCGTCCGCGGTCTACGAGCCCCTGGCACCGCCCGAGACGGCCACCTTCTACGTGGAGTACAGCCACCACGGGGAGCTGTCGCCCGCCCAGTGCGAGCAGTTCGCGGTCAAGGAACTCGTCCTCTCCCAGATGGTCCACGCGCCAGAGGACATCCTCTTCGCCCGGGCCGTGGAGATTCCCCATGCCTACGTCCTCTACGACGACGCGTATGGCCCGGCGAAGGCGGAGATCCTCCGCTTCCTGGAGCACGCGCGCATCCTGACGGCCGGGCGCTATGGGCAGTGGGAGTATTCCTCCATGGAGGATGCCATCCTGGGCGGCCGGGCCTGTGCCCAGGTTCTCAACGCGCGGTGACCGCGGGAAGGCATGTTCCTCATCTCGGCTGTCGACGGGTCGCCGGGAGCGTGCTAGGCCGCGCCCTCTGACCTGCACGGCATCCCTCGACCATGGCCCCGTACCTGTCTGTCATCATTCCCGTCTACAACGAGGCTTCGATCCTCGCCTCGGCCGCGGCGGAGCTGTGCCAGGGGCTGGATGCGCGAGGCTGGGACTACGAGGTCATCTTCGCGGAGAATGGTTCCCGGGACGCGACGCCGGAGTTGCTGGAGAAGCTGTGCGCCCAGAACCCGCGCCTGCACTGGTTCCATTCGGAGCGGCCCAACTACGGCGCGGCGCTCAAGGCCGGCATCACCCGCGCCCAGGGCACCTACGTGGTGTGCGATGAGATCGACCTGTGCGATCTCACCTTCTATGACGCGGCGTTGCCCCGGCTGGAGCGGGGCGAGGCGGACATGGTCGTCGGCTCCAAGGCCGCCAAGGGCGCCAGTGACCGGCGGCCCATGGTGCGGCGCGTGGCCACGCGCGTGCACAACAAGCTGCTGAAGGTGATGCTGGACTTCCGGGGAACGGACACCCATGGGCTGAAGGCCTTCCGGCGCGAGGCCCTGTTGCCCGTCATCGCCCGGTGCGTGGTGGACATGGACGTGTTCGCCAGTGAGTTCGTCATCCGCGCCTGGCGGGAGGGCCTGAAGGTGATGGAGATCCCCATCCAGCTTCACGAGAAGCGCCAGCCCTCCATCCACCTCTTCCGGCGCGTGCCCAACGTGCTGAAGAACGTGGGGAAGCTCGTCTACGTCATCCGCATTCGCGGCACTTGAGAGGGGGCACGCGATGGCCTCCCGGCTCGCGTCCATCTCCGTCGATCTCGATTCGCTGCACCATTACTGCCGCATTCATGGGCTGCCCGAGACGGTGCTCGACGCGCGGGCCCGGGGCCTGGTGTACGCGAAGGCCGTGCCGCGCTTCCGGGAGCTGTGG
Protein-coding sequences here:
- the tadA gene encoding tRNA adenosine(34) deaminase TadA; this encodes MSDEAFMQQALALAREAEALGEVPVGAVAVHQGQVIGTGFNRREIDRHPFAHAELLALDAAARSLGVWRLTGVTLYVTLEPCAMCAGAMVQGRVTRLVFGTLDPKAGAAGSLYNLVEEPRHNHRLQVTSGILADESRQLLKGFFERLREKKRDK
- a CDS encoding mannosyltransferase; its protein translation is MTTSTPPPMTESPVPLPSEAVTPLAAPVGRGWLWVLGAVALAPAVLAVAQLGRIHPDEVYQTLEPAWFRAHGYGVLAWEWRDGLRNWAVPLLASWLLRLADLLGITHPQAYRAVLALPQVALHGWMLMATYRFAQRRGGQRTALLATLLVGLYGPVLVFAGRTMSESLSAAFLVVGLEALDRKERLDSAGWLGGLALGLAVVTRYGSAVFVAAALVGLVLASRWRTLAFTCAGGALVALALGALDALTWGTPFHSFLAYVRFNVLSGGAARQFGANPPGFYIPVLLGALPLWAWGSLGLALRQRRRLPSLPVFCAAVYGVAVSATAHKEERFLYPALVLLGVAAAPSLAAWLLEERWPTWLRRGGVALALAATLLPAAFYPPADLRGDQFRAIVAATRDEGATGLLIVNEGLWGSGGYFYIGKNIPWLNCDWPYERNFRAAMKHRAINRAVTFQGRALQELQAAGFRVVGQVGRETILARD
- the serS gene encoding serine--tRNA ligase yields the protein MLDLRYVAQNFDAVVARLKARSGNLDLGPFQKLFTERRELYVSVEGLSARRNAANDEMKRKAKEDPKALDALRGDLRAVSQEIKEKEARLKEVEEEISRILLLIPNIPHESVPTGASEQDNVVTRTWGEKPDFLFTPRQHFEIGEKLGMLDFERAAKVSGSRFTFYKAALARLERALVTFMIDVHTQKGYTELLPPYLVLRETMMGTGQLPKFEDDAFKTSGDPERFLIPTAEVPVTNYHSDEILEGGQLPLKYCAFSPCFRAEAGAAGRDTRGLIRQHQFHKVELVKFATPETSLSELEGMTDDACDILRRLGLHHRVMLLCTGDMGFAARKTFDIEVWLPGQGAYREISSCSDCGDFQARRAKIRYRAQKGDKPQLLHTLNGSGLAVGRTSIAILENYQREDGSVAIPDALVPYMGGLKEIRPL
- a CDS encoding tetratricopeptide repeat protein, encoding MKVSCPSCQTNYNIDDKRIPAGGAKLKCAKCQATFPIKPADAMQTPAAIPLPGAAAPQSNAIPLPGAVAAPSAAIPLPGAAPQSNAIPLPGAAPADPFAAYNSEDFNPPEQEESTRVVSLSSLPSAAFRDAAPPPAAPPYGAAGVPDAGNAFDFSDGPPAPAAPAPYSYDPGAVQDDPFGSYNDPGAGAQGAIPLPGAYDAVPTAIPLPADPMAFDPAIPLPGVAEPNDPFALPPPSADDDLGYAQQTVLPEEDPFALPPPPAAPEEDPFALPPPEDPFALPPPPSGDAFALDPPSDAGMDFPAMEVSEPQPATGFEFTEPPPAAAASEPDPFALDLSAPIPAPSTDFSLDFSGQPPPAAPAQPASTMPDVGTDFGDVSFDDLPTAGPPSASNAADSLEFDPTAPSSAEDDLEVDLSAPLPPPPSTGSADGLEMLSFIDDASKENGAKAANKVKRFHVRRRSGKVFGPFEEGVIVKMLEDGQLLGNEDVSPDSENWSPIGTVTAFAAAIQKLMEGPAVKGGLPPLGTPSEPSRPEAAPASSPAVTLDRMNQLYEGRMAAVSVVDRSGSYEKWRKRMPFLIAGGVAAVLLSIGFSFSFTRYGAFGHRKLFPPSVSSGSAAAADVEKARQELLKDTFVSYQQARDLSAKVLATKEYPEVRALWCQSIFYLQRRYAASESRDVARCQSAKEELELLGDKNLEVIKAFAGSALARRLPDEVLALLKDARSRDANANDMELSFLLAEAQGLKRQEKEAIATLEQVLKAHKDSAKAYHMLGNLHRNANRPDEAVKAYEQALQADPTHAISAVELAAVELLLRKGDAAKGLQAVEQALDEKALAGLGPAEIARARSLKGVALAGLFRFKEAETELKDSLKKDPDSIFIKAQLAMVLRANRDFAGALPLYEEASKEEAGVIEYAEGYITSLVMLGKMSDALKAVEAANARFTNDARIALLFGRIDDSRDQLVSAEGHYLRAIKEDPKLFEANLYLGRFYLRLRRTGDARVQLEEAAKKAPNDAGVRAGMGELALAENNVRLAEEEFLRAAELNPSLADAQLGLSRVALLTGDLETARAKSTRALELDPFLLKDGRLQRGTVLWRLGQLDEAIVELEKAKEEDPRSVNIPITLGAVLYEKGELAGAEKNLMLALNREPSNHEALYYVAMVKAKRAEYTGAIDQMKSAVEKAPHRADYHYALGVIYRDAERLPEAIAEWKETIKRDPNHADTYEQLGKAYLETNKMDEAIPAFESALAADPKRKRVLGAIGDVFFSEGRWDEAIRRYEKALKEAPELTYIYYKIGRAWSEREQPGRAIDWYKKAVTAEPNNAMAQYYLGFAYKAKGRRKEATAAFQQYLSLKPNAEDKRDIEDEIASME
- a CDS encoding protoporphyrinogen/coproporphyrinogen oxidase, with the translated sequence MDPTVILGAGLAGLSAAHFLKRPWRLIEKTDRVGGLIKTEVIEGCYFDPTGHWLHLRDPEIRELVNTRWLPGQMVSIQRKAAIFSRGVFTRFPYQVNTHGLPPEVVAENLVGYVEAIYGEKGRALREREPRNFEEFILRYMGEGFAKNFMVPYNQKLWTVHPRELSAAWVGRFVPRPSLKEVVDGALGVGSDALGYNASFLYPREGGIESLAQAMLRGLEGGEVSVRTEPTAIDWKARRVTLSDGRTLGYSELLSTLPLPYLVRLLAQGASGVPDEVLAAAGRLRATTVTYVCVGARGKNRQPWHWIYLPETEFTTYRIGSPSAVYEPLAPPETATFYVEYSHHGELSPAQCEQFAVKELVLSQMVHAPEDILFARAVEIPHAYVLYDDAYGPAKAEILRFLEHARILTAGRYGQWEYSSMEDAILGGRACAQVLNAR
- a CDS encoding glycosyltransferase family 2 protein, giving the protein MAPYLSVIIPVYNEASILASAAAELCQGLDARGWDYEVIFAENGSRDATPELLEKLCAQNPRLHWFHSERPNYGAALKAGITRAQGTYVVCDEIDLCDLTFYDAALPRLERGEADMVVGSKAAKGASDRRPMVRRVATRVHNKLLKVMLDFRGTDTHGLKAFRREALLPVIARCVVDMDVFASEFVIRAWREGLKVMEIPIQLHEKRQPSIHLFRRVPNVLKNVGKLVYVIRIRGT